One window of Lytechinus variegatus isolate NC3 chromosome 2, Lvar_3.0, whole genome shotgun sequence genomic DNA carries:
- the LOC121407762 gene encoding A disintegrin and metalloproteinase with thrombospondin motifs 16-like, whose translation METCPNTILPNSSQRQWTCHLSQPRWRSLPWCVLIVAVLVLSSCHGGRTEQDHISLFQDLSQGVSQDLQFEDYEIAHPVQVDSSGTYLTHHLKPVRRKRSIQKKENERTNTNILSSPNFTDSQEKEPKVKPHSSGSSIRGIHVKFNAFAQDFVLELVANEELTAPGFKVQRRKNGKTTVEEYIPEIDSCHYHGRLTSHKDSSAAVSLCDGMVSLVASFLQDGKVWNTSTE comes from the exons ATGGAGACGTGTCCAAATACAATTTTACCCAATTCATCGCAGCGGCagtggacttgtcatttaagCCAGCCACGCTGGCGTAGTTTGCCGTGGTGTGTGCTCATCGTTGCTGTTTTGGTACTCTCATCGTGCCATGGGGGAAGGACTGAACAAGaccatatttcattatttcag GATCTATCTCAAGGGGTCTCCCAGGACCTACAATTTGAAG attaTGAAATAGCTCATCCAGTTCAAGTAGATTCCTCAGGGACTTATCTTACACATCATTTAAAACCAGTGAGGAGGAAAAGGAGTATacaaaagaaggaaaatgagaGGACAAATACAAACATTTTATCATCACCAAACTTTACAGACTCGCAGGAGAAAGAGCCTAAAGTTAAGCCTCATTCTAGCGGTAGCAGCATTCGTGGGATTCATGTTAAATTTAATGCATTTGCTCAGGATTTTGTGCTTGAACTGGTGGCAAATGAAGAGCTCACGGCACCGGGATTCAAGGTGCAACGGCGGAAGAATGGCAAAACAACAGTCGAAGAGTACATTCCTGAAATCGATAGCTGTCACTACCATGGCAGGCTAACCTCTCACAAGGATTCATCCGCAGCAGTGAGTCTCTGTGATGGAATGGTAAGTTTAGTTGCTTCCTTTCTACAGGATGGAAAAGTATGGAATACAAGTACTGAGTGA